A part of Sebastes umbrosus isolate fSebUmb1 chromosome 21, fSebUmb1.pri, whole genome shotgun sequence genomic DNA contains:
- the LOC119480534 gene encoding carbonic anhydrase 1 produces the protein MSWGYAATNGPDKWADNFPIANGPRQSPIDIVPDSSSYDSGLKPLNLKYDPSTCLDILNNGHSFQVSYVDDTDSSTLRDGPISGVYRLKQFHFHWGACDDKGSEHTVAGTKYPAELHLVHWNTKYASFGEAASKPDGLAVVGVFLKIGAENASLQKILDAFNDIKSKGKQTTFCGFDPSTLLPSCLDYWTYDGSLTTPPLLESVTWIVCKEPITVSCEQMAKFRSLLFSAEGEAECCMVDNYRPPQPLKGRPVRASFK, from the exons ATGTCTTGGGGATACGCAGCGACCAACG gaccagACAAATGGGCTGATAACTTCCCTATCGCCAATGGACCCCGCCAGTCTCCCATTGACATCGTACCTGACTCATCTTCCTACGACTCTGGGCTGAAGCCTCTCAACCTGAAGTACGACCCCTCCACCTGCCTGGACATCCTCAACAACGGACATTCCTTCCAAGTGTCCTACGTAGATGACACCGACAGCTCAA CTCTGAGGGACGGACCCATCTCAGGAGTCTACAGGCTCAAGCAGTTTCATTTCCACTGGGGTGCTTGTGACGACAAAGGCTCCGAGCACACCGTAGCCGGGACCAAGTATCCTGCTGAG CTCCATCTGGTGCACTGGAACACCAAATACGCAAGTTTTGGTGAGGCAGCTAGCAAGCCTGATGGGCTCGCTGTTGTTGGAGTATTCCTGAAG attgGTGCTGAAAATGCCAGTCTCCAGAAGATTCTTGACGCCTTTAATGACATCAAGTCCAAA gGCAAGCAGACCACTTTCTGTGGTTTCGACCCCTCTACCTTGCTCCCTAGTTGCCTAGACTACTGGACATACGACGGCTCCCTGACCACGCCCCCTCTGCTGGAGAGCGTCACCTGGATTGTCTGCAAAGAGCCAATCACTGTCAGCTGTGAACAG ATGGCCAAATTCCGCAGCTTGCTCTTCTCCGCTGAGGGTGAGGCCGAGTGCTGCATGGTGGACAACTACCGCCCTCCCCAGCCGCTCAAGGGTCGCCCCGTCCGTGCTTCCTTCAAGTAA
- the rad51b gene encoding DNA repair protein RAD51 homolog 2 encodes MATRLLKRAGVSTDLCEQLKRHHIESCKDLLSLSPVEVMHAAGLSYQKVSELLQTVSKAVAPPVTTALELWKQHSCFSTSLPALDKLLRGGLPCGTITEVAGPSGCGKTQMCLMLSVLATLPKSEGGMDSGVIYIDTESAFSAERLVEIAQSRFPDHFSSKEKVLQMAGRVHLFRELTCQDVLNRLDRLEEDVISTGAGLIILDSVASVVRKEFDTTLPGNLMHRSSLLGHEASTLKYLAHQFNIPVVLTNQITTHLGGQVDSGFVTAALGNTWSHNVNTRLIVQYVDSRQRQILIAKSPVAPFAVLNYTVEKQGICIDGDSQETLYEGTDPGLQPIRVQTGFNFNLTRPVDQTDQTL; translated from the coding sequence ATGGCTACTAGACTGCTGAAGCGAGCCGGCGTGTCAACAGACCTATGTGAGCAGCTGAAACGACACCACATAGAGAGTTGTAAGGACCTGTTGTCTCTGAGTCCTGTTGAGGTGATGCATGCTGCAGGGCTGAGCTACCAGAAGGTCTCAGAGCTGCTGCAGACTGTCAGCAAAGCTGTTGCTCCACCTGTCACCACTGCTCTGGAGCTGTGGAAGCAACACTCCTGTTTCTCCACATCTTTACCTGCTCTGGATAAGCTGCTGAGAGGAGGTCTTCCCTGTGGGACCATCACAGAGGTGGCAGGCCCATCTGGATGTGGCAAGACCCAGATGTGCTTGATGCTGAGCGTCTTGGCCACTCTGCCCAAGAGTGAGGGTGGCATGGACAGCGGTGTGATCTACATCGACACAGAGTCCGCGTTCTCTGCTGAGAGGCTGGTGGAGATCGCACAGAGCCGGTTCCCAGACCACTTCAGCTCCAAGGAGAAGGTCCTGCAGATGGCCGGACGGGTTCACCTCTTCAGGGAGCTCACCTGTCAAGATGTCCTCAACAGACTGGACAGACTAGAAGAGGATGTCATCTCAACCGGAGCCGGTCTCATAATCCTGGACTCCGTGGCCTCGGTGGTGAGGAAGGAGTTTGACACAACGCTGCCCGGGAACCTGATGCACCGCAGCAGCCTGCTGGGCCACGAGGCCTCCACCCTCAAGTACCTGGCCCACCAGTTCAACATACCTGTGGTGCTCACCAACCAGATCACGACCCACTTAGGGGGTCAGGTGGATTCTGGGTTCGTGACAGCAGCTCTGGGGAACACGTGGAGTCACAATGTGAACACACGTCTTATAGTCCAGTATGTGGACTCACGCCAGAGACAGATCCTGATAGCCAAGTCGCCCGTGGCTCCGTTCGCGGTGCTGAACTACACCGTTGAGAAGCAGGGCATCTGTATAGATGGAGACAGTCAGGAGACCCTGTATGAGGGCACAGATCCGGGTCTCCAGCCAATCAGGGTGCAGACTGGATTCAACTTCAACCTGACCAGACCTGTGGACCAGACTGACCAAACACTGTGA
- the rbis gene encoding ribosomal biogenesis factor, whose amino-acid sequence MGKNKQKGKKQKNVFQVANKHQKHKNKAKPVTTTLKHINALKNEKVENLNQIFTEVQRDVKSISKSVAPEPKKQTQVVREPPKESVNVDNAAQLFSQL is encoded by the exons ATGGGGAAGAATaaacaaaaggggaaaaaacaaaagaacgTCTTTCAAGTGGCAAACAAGCACCAGAAGCACAAGAACAAAGCGAAACCTGTCACGACAACGCTCAAACAC ATCAATGCCTTGAAAAATGAGAAGGTGGAGAACCTCAATCAAATCTTCACAGAGGTCCAGAGGGACGTTAAGAGCATTTCAAAGTCTGTTGCACCCGAaccaaagaaacaaacacag gtTGTCAGAGAGCCACCAAAAGAATCTGTAAACGTGGATAATGCTGCTCAGCTCTTCTCTCAGCTATAA